AGGCTTAATCATGTAATGAATGAAACACTTctatggagaaaaaaataacgcACTGCACCAAATCATTACAAAGTCTCTTGAAAGTCTTGACTTTGTGAATGATAAAGTTTCCTGTGTGCGTTCTAAATcaagaaaatttaagaaaaaatattactatCAAGGTAAttgtaagtgttgttgaatatATCAAACAAGATTAAACAGGGTTATTATTAGTTTCGGCTATAAACTGTGATCCTAAACAGTATAAAAATAGTCATGGGCCGCAATAGTCGACCATAAcagaggggcaaaagataccagagggacagtcaattctacagattgaaaataaaatgacaacgtcatggctaaaaaagaaaaagacaaacacacaaataaatagtacaaaagacacaacatagaaaactaaagacgaagcaacacgaaacccaccaaTAACTTGGTGTGATCTAAGATGCTGCTGAAGTGGTAAGtagatcctactccacatgtggcgaccttcgtgttgctcatgctattacaaataaaggtaacagtattATACAgatgttcgaaattcataaattgattgaataaaaaaacaaattcgtgtaacaaactaaaactgagggaaacacatcaaatataagaggagaacaacgacacaacagaaacactagaATGCAGCACAGACAGAAACGAGATATGATATATAAAGGCAATGTTCAGGACATTTAAGAAACAATGGTGGATTGGACCTgattttgtggctagccaaacctcccacttctatggcaatgttaaatatagcaataaaatgacaacattacatgacaggatattacaaacccggtaaatggtctaattcggtagatcaAATTCGTGGTGAAAAGGGGAGTGGATTGTTGTTACTATGTAAGgaacatatcaaatatcatctgtgaaaagtttattccataacggtcaatcaactcgtgatgtcgtgcataaaattaacgaaggaatgattttatctttacgaattggaactcttggtttaaaagttTCCTTGTGAGCATCATAAGAAGAGCTACAATCTGTCCATAAACCTTATTATCGAAGCGTACAGTATATTCATAGCTCGATTTAACTTCATCCAAATGAAACTAAAGCAAAAATATGTTCTTGAaatcaaatgattttgttatatgttGTCCTATTTATGGAGCATGTTGTGGTTTAATTGTCcctttcaatatttaacatgaCCGTCACTGATTCTATCTTATCCGTAACTGGTAATGTCGTGTTGTTTGGTGGTTTGCCTTTTCGAAAATCGgatttctttatcaagatttgGATTCTAATGTTCTTTCCATGGAATATTCCAGATCTTAAGATTTATTCATGTCCTTTGTTTCCCAATGGTAATTCTGGATTTTTGAAGATCTGTTTTCGTGTAACAGTAgactttcataatttttttaacgtGGTCTTTTTTGACGTTTCCATCAGGGGAGATTTGAATATAATTTGACTCTTTATTATCGATTACATGGAAATAAAATCTGCACAGAGGAAGGGGTTGTCTGTTTAGTGACGGCTAAAGACATGTTCACCATGTCTGGTCATACAAAACTTCAAGCGTCCACAGATTTTGTATTTATCTGTTTTGGTTATTGTTCTGTCTAGACCATATTTTTGTTGGTTTGCTATTATccacaaaaatgtcagttatATCTCATTATTCATTGAGGAAATGTTATTATATGTACATAACTATCATGACTTTGCATAGTTCCATATTTGTGAAGAAACAAAAAACGGATGACTTTGCATTGGATATCTTAAATATGTTCAATAATTTACAGAATGGACTGTTAGAtgcttatattttaattaaaacattgtttaacacGTCGAAAAAGGTAAAACGAAACAAAAAGTAAgcaaagttgtttttttcattaagtatgaaaattgttttgtgaatgaacttcttttacattttaatatatccTACATGTTGGTCCCTATAAACAGAAgcttaactttaaaaaatagacaTAAAAAGTACAGCTAAAGGTAAACAACATGTATTGCTACATGAAGAATAAGACTCAGGGTATGCGtaagtatatacgccagacgcgcgtttcgtctgcaaaagactgatcagtgacgctcgaatccaaaaaagttaaaaagcccaaataaaatacgaatgAATTTGTGTTTCAAAATGGATAAAGTGATGAAATTTTATTCGTAATGAAAAAACGAAGAAATGGATGCCGTTATTAGTTATTGTGGTGTTTcaaactttgaattaaaatcaaaagtGTCTATCAGAATCTATTCGGATACATTATTTCAGTGTGATTTACAAAGAGGATATAGTCAAAACAGCTAATAATAgcaagttttatttatattatatttcaaaatgtagttCATTCCTGTTAGATTCTTGTTTTTTCTCGGGGTTTGTGTATTGAGtcccttttgttttttaaatgttaccGAAAGGTAAACTTTTATAAAACGATCACTACGAACGAAGTGAGAATTGGTCACACGATTGGTTGGGTTGACAGATAAAATGCGGAAATGTCTTCCTTTATTCTTCCTCCCAATTTTGATTACATATAGACGGACGAGgataaatcttttgaaaaaagcaATTCATTAAGGCAACAAAAACAAGACTGGCAACAAAAACAAGACTGCATCAAAAACAAGACTTACAACTAACATAATCAACTAATTGAATTAGTACAAAAAGAGGCAACTCAAAAACATGAGAAAAATGGCTGTGATATAAGTATTGGTAGTGTTAAaaaccaatttgaaatttgaatggattaaggcagtgaggtcgttgatacaaatcagaattaggaaactgaatgggtctatcaatgccccgtacgtcaatctttaaagacccaaatgttgaaCAACACTTATCCTaactccatgacaaatatgttgttgtccccgcataTAAAAccccaaacaacatcgtttttgtgtgtaaaactcatGACATTAACGTCTTTGGTGCGTTTCcctaagttttattttgtaacccggattttttatttctctatagatttatgaatttcgaacaccggtatactactggtGCATTTATTAATCATAGGtatgttctatgttcctttgagatttcaaccaaagatgaagaggttcttccatcactgtattggatacctaaactacataattGTCCTTACAAACATCGGAATATTGGTTCCTGATTTctttaaatagtaaaaaaaaaccagtgaaCTCCTATTTGAAAAGCTCAATTTACGTAACCAGGCTGTTTCTGTTGCCTATTCTAACATCGAACttggacttcttttaaactgagtgtTTAACTGTGCGTGATgctgtatgtttaaaaaaaaagagtttgcATATTCGTTTAGTCTTCAGTGGCTAGAGGTACAGGGGAAGGAACCTCTGATCTTGTTGGTTTTGTCAtgtgtgtttttaattttggttcatttatatgtttctgaGTTAAGTCTAACACCTTTTTTCTCTGAATAAGTACATAATTtggtttaggggccagctaaagccCACCTCTTAGTGTATGATTTTCTTACTCTGTTGAAGACTTAGGCCGTGGgttcttttatatttctttgatcgggttgttgtctgtaTGACGCATTCCAAATTCTATTCTCAATGTTATAAAGTGAAACATTTGTCGTGAAATGAATTGATTTGATACCAAATAATAATGACATATACTCCACCTATATGTATAGCAAtttcaagaaaacaaaactataaacAACTGTTACAGTTATACAAGTGGGAGCTTAAGCtagcaataaaaccaggttcataGGTTTTTTCAACGACCTTGACTACTCATGAGGTTAACTGTACCAATAGCGTCGTCACTTTCTGTTCTAATGGATTTAAATTCTATTATGTATTTGGACAGGTCGCAGGAATCTACACAGAAGTAAGCCCAGTTAATAATGTgcaaatgtatatttttgaagtCAATTGAAATTTATCATCACGATTTCAcatcacaattttatttagagagggagtttcaaatgtttatgcagtgttttgtatacttttgtttgagtatttgtcattttaaaggTTTGTTTTTGCCTTATTTGCTATCAGATCTACTACTGGTGATAACTACGTACTTCATATAGGTTCAACAGAATCATTGCTCAAGTTTGAACAGTTAAGGCTGTCGTGcgattttttgtaaattatggTACTATGTTATCATCcaaatacaatttataagaattatgCTTTTCTATCAGGACCGCAGGAAATAACTGCCGACAGCAATTACTTGTTCAAGTTTCATCattaaatttcatgattttgtgCCTGACGCCCATCTGGTCAGTCAAATTCTTTCCAACTGTTACAgttttgttcttatgttgtgctgttacaacCATGTAAATGTTATTGGGCACCCACAAACATGTATAACCCCGGGTGCATTTATATGTGTCTATCTCGCAAGTCATGAGGCGGGAATTCAGTGGTTatgctttgtttgttttacatgttttcttctttgaattatttcacatgTTGATATGATCGAGCCTTTAATAACTTACACTAGTTGATGGGTTTTATGCTGTGTGGTAACATATAGTGGCTTACAACTTTATCCATTGCTTTCTTGTGAAAAGTCTTCTCATTGACACACCATATCATTCTTTTTTCGTGTTAATATAATTCTATTTTAGTTATAATAtctgattgatatttttcaataaaacgactgacacaaaaactaattttaaaatatgttaatcatGCATTCCTAATGTTATGAAACCTgccaaataaagaaataagtgaGATTTCAGTACATTCAAAGTACAGAAATTTATACGATTTCACAAAGAAATTAAAGCTGATCTAATTTTGATTTCTATAACTTGGGtgaattgaaattttacaacCGAAGAATGATATATTATTAGCTATTAAAAGGCTTACTGTGATATTGATATATGCATATGTGAGGGTTATGAGGGGGTCCAACACGCTAATCTCTGTAACTTGTTTACcaattgtaaataatatgtTAAACTTTCCAACATAATATTGCGTTAAACAATTCAGTCAAGGTTAAATCATATCTTGTTatgtataattaataaaaatcaagtTTTGCTTTCCAAATTTAAAGAATCAGTTTAGttctataaaatgtaaaatagtaTAAGCTGAAATGATACATTCACGAATATGCAATCCATTACACGTTTGGTGTGCATGTAGTGCATCGTATGTAATGAAAAAGATCTAGTTATAGcgatattttacatttttatagataagaaaaaataaaaacgattGACAGCAACCTTAACATTTAATTCTAGTTTCATATTGAAAAACTTTATGACATTTTCAATGTTGATGCTTTTAATGTTTGACTTTCCAAACTTAGTTCTAGAAATTGCCCAATGAAAGTTGCCCCAGAAACACAACATGACATGCACAGTGAAATGGGTAACTTATTAACCCAAACACGTACGacaaatataataacataattatgattttactataagaacaattattttatttacttaaaatttattattaaattggtttaatataatatttaaagctTGTCTAGCTATTGCAATTTCAGCAGTTGTAGAGTATGTCTTAGATATTCGCGTGAGATTATACTGGGGATTGCCCCTAAAAGACATAAAAAGATAGACAGGATAGATgtgtctacaaataaaattggaaaTCAAAAAGGGGGTATGTGtctaaaagacaacaacccgcccATGGAGCAGACAACATGCAAAGGCCACAAATATATGCTTTCAAAGTAGAGgatatatatttcaaacatcaaaatgacattcgcctcatgcaatgatcttataggttataaaacaaaattaaagttacaaatttacatttggctgaaggccaaaaatgttgaagaCAAATCAAAActaaggagtaaacaaagactcacaaaaccaaaggacatttacatcaacagttatcaataataattaggaaacaacacgaactccactaaaaaccgggagtgaaatcaggtagatccaaagatattgataatgaagcATGGTCCATAATGAAACATGAtccaatgaaaactatttcagctctcttTTACAGAGTAGGATATAAGGCATTGTGTTAGTCTTTGCATGCTATAAAACGAGAGGGAGAAGTATTACCCAAAATTATAAGGCATCGTTCTTAAATTATTAGGCATGAATTTAGTCACTAGTATCGAATGTTATTGTCATTAAGGAAATGCAAACTTTTATTGAATAGTTTCACACTTATTAAAGCCATGATGGACTGCATGaaacatacaattacatgaaaacacattttgccaaCATAAATCATGAAGCATACATTTCTAAAACTTTGTGATCATTGTCCCTTACAGAAAAACCCACGTTCTGGCCTAgttctttatgcattggtgaacttaaatgtatattttacatcattaagattcatgttaaattttgtacaagttaaacccatttttaagcaatattttgtacagattataacatgtatgaggtacttttgtacgtgttataacttttatttttgcattatacaagttataacatgtacaatatttttgtacattttattacctgtacaaaatcgcaacttgtacacaacatatatatatatatactcgtGACGATTTAGATTTTAGCAAAGGTATACACAGTTGTATTTAGTTGTTGGCAGTAAAATTAATTTGTGGGTTTTCTGTGTCGTAGGTTTGCTGTTTCACTGCTCATAGTTTTAGTTTTGTGTTtacaataattttgaatatacgTCTTTATATAGAAACAgagtccgtgtaacacttatcaatgcaatattttaaaaagtttcggACTAAACAGATTTATTgacttttacatttatttcatttaactaCAAGCTTCCTCCTTACAGTGGTCGGATGTTGATTTAATTctgttcaattttattttaataaaatattgtttaatagAAATATGAAGTATGAAGTATACGACAAATTGTGTAGACAGCTGTATAGCGTTAAAAAACTGTATGCTGTACTCAGGGTGTCCATTGGTTTATTTTTGGCGTTGGGTTGTCtcattgtgtatatatttactatagataatttagctgatctgtaacaataacatcttcatgccttatatatcatgtactgtagtacgccgctagattaaaactgacgtggaaaggtaacacatgcccacctaGAGCTCTTTTaatttgagagcccaggtggtcgtgtggtctagcgggacggctgcagtgcaggcgattggtgtcacgatatcacagtagcatgggttcgaattccggcgagggaagaaccaaaaatttgcgaaagcaaatttacagatcttacattgttgggttgatgtttagacgagttgtatattataaataatatataaaagaagatgtggaatgattgccaatccATACAACTCTTCACAAGTGACCAAATGGCAtggagacattttttttcagttgaagGCAGGTGTGCCAATATTTATTGGacaaagtaaaatgaaaaaacaacatGTAGTAGTGTTcgtaattttcatattttcttttatccAGTTTATAGCACAGTATGAACAAAGAGATTTTGACTATGTCATGTGTTTATTCCGAAAGGTGTTAAAACCCACCATTCCTACTGTGTATTATTTAATGGGTATTAATGGTAAACAAGAAAGATTATCggaaaaatatttgtatgaaatacatcaaaatgtctgtaaaattttgaatcgAAGGACAAACATAACAATAAAGCCCTAATTTTTATCTAAAAGACAATAGATAATTTTCGATACTTTTAGTGAACactcaaagaaaataaaaactgtttaatGCTGAGGCTTTTAGTTTACCATTAGGTGTCCGGGGGTGTTTAGAAATACGACATTTCAGTTTACCCTTAGGTGTCCGGGGGTGTTTAGAAATACGACATTTCAGTTTACCATTAGGTGTCCTAAAAACCTAGAAGTAAgcgactgtcccaagtcaagagccggTTATCGTTTATAATTGtttcatatatttgtatttccgtttttttttgtataattaagTTTGATTTTGCGTTGTGCCGATGCACCATTTTTTCCAGATTAGGAGAGGGTTTGGCGACAACAAACTAGTTTCACCACgacaaattcagaaaacaaaacggttgtcatttgttgctgtgttacatatttgtttttcgttcatgaTTTTGTatattagttttctcgtttcaattgttttttcgGGGCCATTTATAACTGACATGTgatattggctttgctcattattgaagacaTAACGGTGGCCTATACATTTCtgagtcatttggtctctggtaaAGAGTTGtatcgttggcaatcataccacatcttctttttagaAAGGAAGCCTAGATAATAAAAATTTTGTGCAGACAAATCGTCTAGGTACGGCTAATTGGGCCTTATTCTTCCTCATGTTACCACAAGAGGGAATCCCCGGATATTCATAAGTCAGTTGTTAAAGAAACTATTAGAGCTATGTGAAACTGATCTAAATTAACAAAAGCCAAATGTATgacaaattatataaagaaCGATAAAATGACGACGTTGAAGACAATTTGACATGAGACACAATAACGAATTACTAAGTTTATGTGGTGATTTTAAGACTTATATAGATTTTAGAGCCTCATATATCGATCACAATACTCAACAGATACCGACAGAACGTTGTGTCACAACTGATCTGATTTAAACCACCACGACACACATGGTTGAATACCTTTACTTTTATCTCTTAGTTTTCTCTCGTTTTCAAATAggattttagtttgttttaaatgaaaattatatccCCGAATTACAAACAATCGCACAGTTTAATGATAATAGCTAGGTGATCATAAGTATCTGTCAAATCATGACACTTTGAGATTTACACATGTTCGTTGTACATTTTATGTATGTATAAGGTAAGTGAATTTATCAGTGTGTTTTAACTAACGATCTATCAAACATTATTACAACTACtcataaagaaaatttaaaaagaattttattgatatttatatttaaatcaattaagtTTTCAATATTACGTGCAAATATTACTATTGGTTCACCAGTTTCGAtcataatgattttattacttcTCGAACATgtggaaaaaataaacatgctattttattatatttatttgtattgtacgGAGTTCACGGGATTCCCTCGCCCTTTTTTGTCTCTTGTTTCATATATTCAAAAAGGAATAACGAGTTTTTAAAACcgataaactttatttattgttatctCTTATATGTGTAAGAATGTTGCCCATGGATTGAAAAGggaaagtacattttgtatataaatgtgAATAAACAAGAAGTGGTTATATGtaatgagacagcaactcaaCGACAAAATTAGCCAAAGGGATGTTTTTTTTGCACCTTGTTTAAATATCTGCaactataattcaaatataaaagtgGAATATGAAATCGATGTTAACTCTGAATACTTAACCCAAcactattcatattttaccgAGGAAAAGAAAAGTGTCTTTGAatttcattgaaatttaaaacatcatAGAATATTAATATGCATGTATACGCTAAAAAGCCTGACAGATTCTTTTATTCATACCAccatttaaatagaaatatgcctaatattatttatattagttCGGTATAAATATTTTGTGGAAAATACACATCACGTATATAATATTTCGTTAAAATCTTAAGACcagtttaaaatagaaaatttgatGGGACTTGAATAAACAAAATACGCTTCTCAAATATTGAATGAATTGAATGTGTACACATCCAGCgataacaaatatacaaatcatTAGTTATTGAGTCTATTGTCAAAAAGAttgtttatattatagttcgtgtCATAACTATATGTTTAGTTTGTTTGTCAATTCATAATTTCAGTAGTTCATTTAACAAACACTCAATACGACTTTTACCAGAACTTTTCTAATTTGTTTACTAGTAACTTAATTATACctttttgaatgtttgcactgaTAACttaacatatttgtattttcaaagaagaaaacatgtttgtttatatagtaTACAAGTACCATTTTCGTATTCGTATTTTGTTTCGTATAAATTAAACgtgtatgtaaataaacagacaaaatggGACAAATTGACAGATTAAAGCTCATTTCATGATCTTTCATGTTATCGAGAAATAAATTTCAGTCCTGATTAGCCCGATTTAAATTGTGAGCTTATCTGTTGTCAATGTCGATTCCAATTTCTCAACATACTTAAAAGACcaaattatttaatatctttttcaattgtatgcatttgtatttgaaaatggTCGCattgaaaacattgaaatagTTAAATACGTTACAGTGAAAAGCTTTCATTCGTACAAGGCCAGTTACAAATATTgaacaattatcaaaatactgtaccgtttaaaaatttaaaagggTAATCTTTCGATTCATCAGTAAATGAAGCAGATAGaagttttcttaaataattaaCAACCCTAAAGGCAACTATCCTTCAACTATATAATATTTCTCCGAGTTCTAAATATACGTATAAGAATAACTGCAAATTTGCCGATAAAATATTGCTCTtattaaagtttgatttttcagTATTGTAAAAACCCAGAgttcatatatttattgaaaatatatgatCTTTGAATCAcacattacatgtatttaagaaaatatattatcTTTGGGTCAATAAACGTGAGTACTGGTAGTATTTGCAATGGAATTTCATAATATATTGTCAGTCATAAACAGTACAACTAGTAATTTGTCATATTAAGATTGTATATGCTGTTTACTCATGTTAAATTTAATTGCGACTTTGGGCAGAGCTAAGGCATATAGTTAAACTcttaattatcaatattttatcatttaaaaaacaagaTATTTACAATATTCCGCTTCCGAGAAAAAAATCGCTGATATAACCTGTTTAttaagttaaaataataaaatattttataaaatttataaaacataccACAATTTctgatatctatatatatatgcaaaagtttcaaaattgaTGAACCCTAATGCGGGTTCAGCGCCATATAATCTCCATCGAAATGAGATTCTAATATTACTGCATACCATATATTATTGACTTAACGTGAAATGCACCATTCGTGGTTCTTCTTTAGCTGTTAAGTCAAAAGACCAATAAAAGGGGGAAGGCCAAATAATCACTCTGTTCACTTCGTCAAGCCGATATAAAAACAtagaatatatacaaaattcagaaaaaaaccaaagtgtCTATTTTTGTTAAGTCAGATTCAAAACATTTCAGTTTTGAAACCTCAATGTTTTGCCGTTTCCTAATTCCTTGTGTCTTTCATATTTAAAGAGCTACTTTAGATCAGTGCATACTATTATGTACTTAACACTAGGGGTTCCCCTTAAATTGACATAATCACAAACTTATACACAACTCATAGAAACTAGAATTAAAATGTTGTATCCCCACTGTTGACAACACTAACGCCGCTGCTGGAAACAGCACACATAAGTCTCACTGTTTGACCGCGTCGAGACAGAacaaaaacctaaaaaaatatatcgaagttcaaacaaaataaaatatccaccCTTGTTGAGTCAAACGTAAAGCAGTTTGGTAAACCAACATGTTTTTCAGTTTCCTTAATCCTTGTTGCTTTCATCTTTTTAGAGTTATTTTGCAGTTGTATATATCATGACATGCACTTGCCAAAATGGAAAGTAACCACAAATGGAATTGCCAAACCCTGCACTTTACTTTAATAGCCAATATCAGATTTAAGCTTTTTAATCTGAAAATCTAAGATGGCAGTCACCATTGATCACAGTTCAACATAAAATCATATGTGAATGACAGAAAAGCTCAGAAAAATATCTGGTGCCGGGGCACAACCAATGTACAAtccaagttattttttttgtgaaatatacTTAGATATACcataactataaaaataaagaaacaacatagaataCCAAACTCTAATACTATAACTTCCCATATTGATGTGTGTCCACGCTTATATTCATAAAACCTCGAAATAGTTTAATTCTGGTCATTATAATAAGTAAGATTCTTTACACATTTACATTTGGTTTGTTGTTGATGTTTTATAGGTGAACTGTAAAATCGAgatgatttcaaaatatttatttttgaatttcagaTTGTGCAGTAAAGCAAATGCAACTCTAGTTAATTTGTGCATTCCATAGAAAACTTGTATACAATATCGTGAAAGGAAATAGTGAAATTTATTCGTAATGGCAGATTAAATCGTCGTTTTGAGTGATTACACTTCAATATGTAACATCAATACGTTTGCAAATGCAGTTGACTTCGTACAAATATTGGTTCGTATCACTGCAAAaagaattgataaaaataactaTTTCAAAGAAAACCATGGCACTTTATTAGTGATCAAAAGAGTTTAATGAATAACCAATGAGAGACACCGATGTACTACGGACAACAGAGGCATGTCAAAAGGTTAAGAGGGGAGATAATTGACGAAAACGTCAGAAACAATATGGTACAAAAAAGGTTGTATGATGGTGCTAAGCGACATCTACCGGTCATAAGACAAGGTAAAAGTCCGAGCCAGATGCCGCAAGATGAACATTTGTCTTCCATACCGAGTAACGAAATGTCGAACAGAggacatgaaatatttatgGCAAGTAAAAAGGACGTTGCTCGACGGAATTTGATGGGATATTTATATTCTAGACAGCCAACGATCAATCGCAGCAATTCCTTCATTGTAGGAGAAAAACCATCAGAGCCAGGGTTGCCTAGTGTCAAATATAAGAACACCCCTAAGAATTTTGAACGCCAAAAGACATTATTTGTGGAACAACGAAGACCGGCATCGTTGAACAGCAAGAAATCGATTGACGCTGTTGAAAGGCGGACATCAGCTAGCTCAGCTAGACCAAACAGCAATAAATTTAGTTTACCCGAAATAATGAGAGACATTTACAGCTCGGcagcaaaaataaataatcacgAGGAGGAATATGAAGAAATCCCTTTTAGTGAAGCCAATAAGATTGATATTGCTGAAAATTTAACATCACTGGACTTTCCAAAATATCACAAAAGTATAAAAGTTTATCCACCTAACCATAGACCTATTACCCCTGGACTGAtagacaaattaaataaaatgaaagtgaATACACGGAATAGAACGGAACATTGGGTCAGACAAATACCGGAGGAGCAAAAGCGatgcaacaacaacaacaataatataAGGGGTTCAGATCAAAGTCGTTGGATTTATACTGATAATTCGTAGTACATGTATCTCTACACAAGAAACGATTTTTAATATGATGTTTtctttcatcaaataaataccAGAATATCtcctttctttaaaattttaatatgacatCCTTAtgacgctttgtaaacaaaaccgtgttctaatgagcataaaaaatatgtttgacacatgcgcacgaacttactgtgtatattaatgttatttccattgttatccttacaaatgtatacatttaagcagctagcatacacttttatcatatatttttataaaacaacatatatttaccctgctcaatagtttttaaa
Above is a window of Mytilus trossulus isolate FHL-02 chromosome 4, PNRI_Mtr1.1.1.hap1, whole genome shotgun sequence DNA encoding:
- the LOC134716261 gene encoding uncharacterized protein LOC134716261, with the protein product MYYGQQRHVKRLRGEIIDENVRNNMVQKRLYDGAKRHLPVIRQGKSPSQMPQDEHLSSIPSNEMSNRGHEIFMASKKDVARRNLMGYLYSRQPTINRSNSFIVGEKPSEPGLPSVKYKNTPKNFERQKTLFVEQRRPASLNSKKSIDAVERRTSASSARPNSNKFSLPEIMRDIYSSAAKINNHEEEYEEIPFSEANKIDIAENLTSLDFPKYHKSIKVYPPNHRPITPGLIDKLNKMKVNTRNRTEHWVRQIPEEQKRCNNNNNNIRGSDQSRWIYTDNS